One Hordeum vulgare subsp. vulgare chromosome 4H, MorexV3_pseudomolecules_assembly, whole genome shotgun sequence DNA window includes the following coding sequences:
- the LOC123446220 gene encoding BTB/POZ domain-containing protein At1g01640-like isoform X1, translating to MDCCICGPMAAIYRPPRNTICSPCYEGSKAIIAFLNDGEHAAGDGEGDRGLVNPRGLTKHTNVSTKGMREAWQQMQEMRDREEVANQRAGFLEQGFGAAWMEGAHTDIVVRPGSGPPIPAHKAILAARSEVFHHMLCSDECKAAPAGGCVSLPELAHDELSLFLAFLYTGTLDAAAAATTTSASERLLHALLVAADKYDVPFLGRACEARLAAAVDPRNALRTLEVADRVSSGGALKERAMCTVVEHAEQVVFSDEYHDFAVRNAGLCVEITRALLAKAAGAKMA from the exons atgGACTGCTGCATCTGCGGCCCCATGGCTGCCATCTATAGGCCTCCGAGGAACACCATATGCTCCCCGTGCTacgaaggctccaaggccatcatCGCCTTCCTCAACGACGGCGAGCACGCCGCCGGTGACGGCGAAGGCGACCGTGGCTTGGTGAACCCCCGCGGATTGACCAAGCACACCAATGTCTCCACCAAG GGGATGAGAGAAGCATGGCAGCAGATGCAGGAGATGAGAGACAGGGAGGAGGTGGCGAACCAGCGGGCCGGGTTCCTCGAGCAGGGCTTCGGGGCGGCCTGGATGGAGGGAGCCCACACCGACATCGTCGTGAGACCTGGAAGTGGGCCGCCAATACCAGCCCACAAAGCCATACTG GCGGCGAGGTCGGAGGTGTTCCACCACATGCTGTGCTCCGACGAGTGCAAGGCGGCCCCCGCCGGCGGCTGCGTCTCCCTCCCGGAGCTTGCCCACGACGAGCTCTCCCTCTTCCTGGCCTTCCTGTACACGGGGACCCTtgacgcggcggcggcggcgacgacgacatcGGCGTCGGAGCGGCTGCTGCACGCGCTGCTGGTTGCGGCGGACAAGTACGACGTGCCGTTCCTGGGGCGGGCGTGCGAGgcgcggctggcggcggcggtggacccCAGGAACGCGCTGCGGACGCTGGAGGTGGCCGACCGTGTCAGCTCGGGCGGCGCGCTGAAGGAGCGCGCCATGTGCACGGTGGTGGAGCACGCGGAGCAGGTGGTGTTCTCCGACGAGTACCACGACTTCGCCGTCAGGAACGCCGGCCTGTGCGTCGAGATCACCAGGGCGCTGCTCGCCAAGGCCGCCGGCGCCAAGATGGCATGA
- the LOC123446220 gene encoding BTB/POZ domain-containing protein At1g01640-like isoform X2, which produces MRSQQHLEGMREAWQQMQEMRDREEVANQRAGFLEQGFGAAWMEGAHTDIVVRPGSGPPIPAHKAILAARSEVFHHMLCSDECKAAPAGGCVSLPELAHDELSLFLAFLYTGTLDAAAAATTTSASERLLHALLVAADKYDVPFLGRACEARLAAAVDPRNALRTLEVADRVSSGGALKERAMCTVVEHAEQVVFSDEYHDFAVRNAGLCVEITRALLAKAAGAKMA; this is translated from the exons ATGCGTAGTCAGCAACACCTGGAG GGGATGAGAGAAGCATGGCAGCAGATGCAGGAGATGAGAGACAGGGAGGAGGTGGCGAACCAGCGGGCCGGGTTCCTCGAGCAGGGCTTCGGGGCGGCCTGGATGGAGGGAGCCCACACCGACATCGTCGTGAGACCTGGAAGTGGGCCGCCAATACCAGCCCACAAAGCCATACTG GCGGCGAGGTCGGAGGTGTTCCACCACATGCTGTGCTCCGACGAGTGCAAGGCGGCCCCCGCCGGCGGCTGCGTCTCCCTCCCGGAGCTTGCCCACGACGAGCTCTCCCTCTTCCTGGCCTTCCTGTACACGGGGACCCTtgacgcggcggcggcggcgacgacgacatcGGCGTCGGAGCGGCTGCTGCACGCGCTGCTGGTTGCGGCGGACAAGTACGACGTGCCGTTCCTGGGGCGGGCGTGCGAGgcgcggctggcggcggcggtggacccCAGGAACGCGCTGCGGACGCTGGAGGTGGCCGACCGTGTCAGCTCGGGCGGCGCGCTGAAGGAGCGCGCCATGTGCACGGTGGTGGAGCACGCGGAGCAGGTGGTGTTCTCCGACGAGTACCACGACTTCGCCGTCAGGAACGCCGGCCTGTGCGTCGAGATCACCAGGGCGCTGCTCGCCAAGGCCGCCGGCGCCAAGATGGCATGA
- the LOC123446220 gene encoding BTB/POZ domain-containing protein At1g01640-like isoform X3 → MREAWQQMQEMRDREEVANQRAGFLEQGFGAAWMEGAHTDIVVRPGSGPPIPAHKAILAARSEVFHHMLCSDECKAAPAGGCVSLPELAHDELSLFLAFLYTGTLDAAAAATTTSASERLLHALLVAADKYDVPFLGRACEARLAAAVDPRNALRTLEVADRVSSGGALKERAMCTVVEHAEQVVFSDEYHDFAVRNAGLCVEITRALLAKAAGAKMA, encoded by the exons ATGAGAGAAGCATGGCAGCAGATGCAGGAGATGAGAGACAGGGAGGAGGTGGCGAACCAGCGGGCCGGGTTCCTCGAGCAGGGCTTCGGGGCGGCCTGGATGGAGGGAGCCCACACCGACATCGTCGTGAGACCTGGAAGTGGGCCGCCAATACCAGCCCACAAAGCCATACTG GCGGCGAGGTCGGAGGTGTTCCACCACATGCTGTGCTCCGACGAGTGCAAGGCGGCCCCCGCCGGCGGCTGCGTCTCCCTCCCGGAGCTTGCCCACGACGAGCTCTCCCTCTTCCTGGCCTTCCTGTACACGGGGACCCTtgacgcggcggcggcggcgacgacgacatcGGCGTCGGAGCGGCTGCTGCACGCGCTGCTGGTTGCGGCGGACAAGTACGACGTGCCGTTCCTGGGGCGGGCGTGCGAGgcgcggctggcggcggcggtggacccCAGGAACGCGCTGCGGACGCTGGAGGTGGCCGACCGTGTCAGCTCGGGCGGCGCGCTGAAGGAGCGCGCCATGTGCACGGTGGTGGAGCACGCGGAGCAGGTGGTGTTCTCCGACGAGTACCACGACTTCGCCGTCAGGAACGCCGGCCTGTGCGTCGAGATCACCAGGGCGCTGCTCGCCAAGGCCGCCGGCGCCAAGATGGCATGA